The sequence AAAAATCTGCCCTCCTACGCGGTCAAAGTCTTGGGAGGATGCGATCTAGGCGCGGTTACTCGCTGCCGCCGGAAACCGGAAACAGATCGGACGCGTTTAATTGCAAGGCCTCGTGCCTTGCATTTTTTTTGTGCAATCATCCGGTTAGCTTGGCGAGTTGCCAAGCCACATGACGCGGCGTCAGCAGGCATGCGACTGCGGAGCACGGCGGCGTCTCAAACCCCGTCCGCAGCTTACCAATACTGTAAGAGTACCCTTGGCGGCCGATCTATTTCGCCGGGGTCTGGCCGAAATCCGGCACGATATGCGGGATGTCGTTGAGGCTGTAGCCGAGCCCGTGCGTCAGCCCATAGAAAATGCCCATGAGGATCGCCGTGGCGATGGTGGTGCGGATCACCGCGCGCAGCATATGCGGCCCGCGCGGCGCGCTTGGAACCGTGCCCAGCGTCACGTCATGATCGTCGTCCTGCGTCCTAACGCTGAACGGCAGCACGGCGAACAGCACCACCCACCAGGTCGCGAAAAACAGGGCGGTGAACGAAACCCAGCTCATGATTGCTCCAGTTCGATCAGCGTGCCGAAGAAATCCTTCGGATGCAGGAACAGCACCGGCTTGCCATGCGCGCCGGTTCTCGGATTGCCGTCGCCCAGCACGCGCGCGCCGGCGCCCTTGAGCTGGTCGCGCGCAGCCAGGATGTCGTCGACCTCGTAGCAGAGATGATGCATGCCGCCCGACGGGTTCTTGGCCAGGAACGCGGCGATCGGAGAGCCCTCGCCCAGCGGTTCCAGCAACTCGATCTTGGTGTTGCCGACATTGACGAACACCACCGTAACGCCATGCTCCGGCAAAGCCTGCGGCTCCGTCACTTCGGCGCCAAGCGTGTTGCGGTAGACGGCAACGGCAGCGGCCAGATCCGGCACCGCAAGCGCGACATGGTTGAGGCGTCCAAGCATGTGCGAGCTATCTCTCTTCTGTCCAGTGGCTGGCGTCATACGGCAAATCGGCTGAGATCAACAGCCATTCACCAGGCGCGCACTGTCGCACTTTGGTGAACATTCTGCCGAATCACGATCGAGGCTATTCCGGCCGGCGACCGCAAAGTACAAACGGCAATGTCTTACATCCGCCCTGCCCGCGCCCGCGTTTTCACCTTCGATCTCGGCTCATTCAAGATTGCTGCCTTGCTCGACGCTGTCGACATCAGAGACAACCTCGCGGCAGCTTTCGCGGCCGGACAGCCGCCAACCGCGGTGCATCAACTCGCGGTCTCGAACTTCATCGACCGGGATCGATTCGAGCATTGTTTCATCCCGACGCTGATCGACACCGGATTCGAAAGGATTCTGTTCGATACCGGATGCGGCGATGAGGGCAGTTCACTCCTGGACTGCTTGCAGGACCTTGGGCTCGGGCCTGATGATATCGATGTGGTGGTCATCACCCACGGCCACCCGGACCACATCGGTGGGCTTATCAGCAACGGCAAACCCGTTTTCGGCCGGGCACGCTATGTGTTCGGCAAGGCTGAATTCGCTTTCTGGACCGAGGCAACAGCGGTGCGCGCGGCCAGGTTGGCCAACCGTGATCTGTTCCGGC comes from Mesorhizobium japonicum MAFF 303099 and encodes:
- a CDS encoding MBL fold metallo-hydrolase, with protein sequence MLDAVDIRDNLAAAFAAGQPPTAVHQLAVSNFIDRDRFEHCFIPTLIDTGFERILFDTGCGDEGSSLLDCLQDLGLGPDDIDVVVITHGHPDHIGGLISNGKPVFGRARYVFGKAEFAFWTEATAVRAARLANRDLFRQICTGLADRATFIAPGDEVLPGITAIDASGHSPGLLAFLVESGGQRLLIWSDAFLHYVVSIQHPEWHADFDDDKERAIETRKRLLKMAADQRLLVAGHHMPFPGLGYIESVNGSFRWLPVSYQLNG
- a CDS encoding DUF1467 family protein translates to MSWVSFTALFFATWWVVLFAVLPFSVRTQDDDHDVTLGTVPSAPRGPHMLRAVIRTTIATAILMGIFYGLTHGLGYSLNDIPHIVPDFGQTPAK
- the mce gene encoding methylmalonyl-CoA epimerase, with product MLGRLNHVALAVPDLAAAVAVYRNTLGAEVTEPQALPEHGVTVVFVNVGNTKIELLEPLGEGSPIAAFLAKNPSGGMHHLCYEVDDILAARDQLKGAGARVLGDGNPRTGAHGKPVLFLHPKDFFGTLIELEQS